The region GCATCATCAGCATACCGCCCAGCAGCGAGGCGATAACCAGCTGCGGCAGCGCGCGGCGAAAACCGAGCATGCGGGTAATGTGCGGCGCCATCAAACCAATGAAGCTCAGCGGCCCGATGGTCAGCGTCGCCGCCGCGGTCAGCGCCGAGGCGAGCAGCAGCAGCACGATGCGCGTCGGCGTCAGCGCCATTCCTACGGCGCGCGCGGTGTCGCCGCCAAGCGGCAGCACCGTCAGCCAGCGGCGGCACAGCGGCGTGACCGCCAGCAATGCCAGCATTACCCACAGCGAATTCCACGCCTGCTGCGGCGTCACGCTGTAGGTGGAACCGGAGATCCACGTGATCACCTGCGCCATACGCGGATCGCCGCTCGCCTGAAGCATCACCAGCAGCATGGTAAACGCCGTGCTGAGCGCCATCCCGGCAAGCAGCATCCGGTGCGGCGAGAACCCGCCGCGTCCGGCGGCAATCAGGATAATCATCAGCGTCGCCGCCGCGCCGACACTCCCTGCCGGCAACAGCCAGCCAAAGGCGTCGCCCGGCACGAACAGCAGCATCATCACCACGCCGAACGCTGCGCCGGAACTGATGCCCAGCACTTCAGGGCTCGCCATCGGGTTGCCAGTCAGCCGCTGGATAATGCAGCCCGCCGCCGCCAGCATCGTGCCCGCGCACAGCGCCGCCAGCACGCGCGGCCAGCGCCAGCCAAGCAGCTCGCGCAGCACATCGCCCTGCGCCCAGACCCAGCCGTCGGCATCGCGTCCAAAACAGAGCGCCAGCGCCGCCACGCCCAGGAGCAGCAGCAGACCCGCCAGCGTCCAGCGCGCCAGGTGGCCGCGCTCCGCCGGAATACGGTCGCCCGCGTTCATCTCCGGCGCGCTCATGGCACGCAGGCGCGGTAACAGCCACAGCAGCAGCGGCGCGCCAAATAACGCCGTCGCCATGCCGGTGGAGACTTCCAGCCAGACGCGGGAGAGCCAGAGGATAAACTGATCCGACAGCCACAGCAGCAGCGCGCCGATAAGCGACGCCAGCAGCAGCCGCGCCAGCAGCCGCCGCGCGCCGAGCATTTTGGCGAGCAGCGGCGCGAACAGGCCGATAAAACCGATGATCCCCACCGCGTTGACCAGCAAAGCGCTGATGACAATCGCCAGCGTCAATGTGGCCAGGCGCGCCAGCGACAACGCCAGCCCAAGGTTGCGCGCCACGCCGTCGTCGAGCCCCATCAGGGTTAACGGGCGCAGCAGCAACAGCGTCAGTAGCAGGCCCGCCAGCAACTGCGGCCACAGCCGCACCGCCACGCTCCAGTCGTTCTGATTCAGCGCGCCGGTGCTCCACAAAAACATGCTTTGCAGCTGATCGTGGTGAAAGAGCACCAGCAGTTGATTGACCGCGCCGCAGTAAAGGCTCACCACCAGGCCTGCCAGGATAAGCGTCACCGGGGAGAGGCGTTTGCCCCAGGCGACGCCGAACACCAGCAGCCCGACCACGCAGGCGCCCGCCAGCGCCGCGAACTGCGCCGTCAGCACGCCGCCGGGCAGCGCCCAGAGCGTGGCGACGGTAACGCCCAGCTGCGCGCCGGTCGCCACGCCAAGAGTGGTCGGCTCGGCAAGCGGGTTACGCAGCACCTGCTGGAACAGCACGCCCACCAGCCCAAGCCCTGCGCCCACTAACAGCGACACCGCAAAGCGCGGCAGCAGACTGTAGTGGAACAGCATCTGATCAATGGCGTCGATATCCGGGCGCCACAGCGCCTCGCGCCACTGCGCGCGCGGCAGAAAGGCGTTAAGGTTGCCCCAGCTCAGGCCGAGCGCCAGCGCGAACAAAAGCCCCAGCAGCAACGCCGGAAAAAGCAGATGACGTGACCTCATACCCGGCCTCCCAGCGCATTATCGAGTACCCGGCCAAAACGCATCGCCGAGAGCGTCGCGCCGTAAAACCAGACGGCGGGCACGCGCTGAAAGCGCCCTGCGCGCACAAACGGCATCGCCTGCCACAGCGGCGTGGCGGCAAGCTGCTGCATCGCCTGGTCATCGCCGTGTTCGAAGCAGATAACGTCAGCGTCTTTAAACTGCGCGAGCCGTTCGACGCCGACAATCGCGCTGCCCCAGAAGTTGGTATCGTCCTGCCAGGCGTTAGGCACGTTGACCGCGTCCAGCACCGGCTGAAACAGGCTGTTGGTGCCGATAGTCAGCGCATGGCGCGCGTCGAGCAGCGACATCATCAACAGCGGGCGTTTGCCCCGCGCCGCGAAGCGCGGTTTCATCCGCGTCAGGAACTGGTCGAACGCATCGAGATGCGCTTTCGCGCCCGCCTGGAGACCCAGCCGCTCCGCCAGCGCCAGCAGCGACTGACGCGCCATCGCAAGCGGCGCTTTGCCGTCGGTAAAGGTAACACCCATGCCGGGCGCGATACGCTTAAGCTGGGCCTCCGCCGGGCCATAGCCGGACGACCAGATCATCAGCGACGGCTCCAGTTGAGTAAGCAGTTCGAGGTTCGGCTCGGTGCGCAGTCCGACGTCGATAACCGAGTCCGGCAGCGGCGGGTCGTTAACCCACAGCCGGTAGTTCGGCACATCCGCCACCGCGTAAGGCGTTACGCCCAGCGCCAGCAACTGTTCGACGGGCAGCCATTCGAGCGCCACGATGCGTTTAAGATCCACCGTCGCCGCGCGCGCTTTGGCCATCTGCCACATCAACGGCGAGAGCGCCATCGCCGTCATCAGACGCCGACGGCTTAAAGGCGTTGAGAGAACATTACGCATCAGCAGACAAAGCTCACCGGTGCCAGGCCCGCCGGATGCGGCAGAATGCCCATCGGAATGCCGTAGATTTGCTGTAGCGTCTCGCCGTTCATTAATTCCAGCGGACTGCCCTGGGCTATCATTTCGCCGCCGCGCAGCGCCACCAGATGATCGCAGTAGCGCGCCGCCATATTGATATCGTGCAGCACCGCGATCACCGTCAGACCGCGCTGCTGACTTAAGCGGTGGATTAGCGCGAGCACATCCACCTGGTGGGCGATATCCAGTGCTGACGTCGGTTCGTCGAGCAGCAGGCAGCGGCTGTTTTGCGCCACCAGCATGGCAATCCATGCGCGCTGGCGTTCGCCGCCGGAGAGGCTGTCCACCAGCCGGTGCGCCAGCGGCTTCAGGCCGACCAGGCTTATCGCCTCCTCTACCCGCTCGCGGTCTTCCGTGCCGAAGCGCCCAAGCGCGCCGTGCCACGGATAGCGCCCAATCGCCACCAGCTCGCGTACCGTCATGCCTTCGGCGGCAGGCAACTGCTGCGGCAGGTACGCCACTTCGCGCGCGAATGCTTTGCTGTTCCAGCGCGCCAGGGGCTCGCCGTTGAGCAGAATATCGCCTTCAGAGGGGGGCTGATGACGGCCAAGCATTTTCAGCAGCGTGGATTTGCCGGAGCCGTTGTGGCCGATAAGACCGGTGACTTTGCCCGCCGGAAAGGTGAGCGACAGGGGGTGAAGCAGCGTGCGTCCAGGCACACGAAAAGCGAGATCTCTTAAAGAAAAACCAGCATCGGGCGGGGAAGTTTTGTCCTGCATGGTAGCCAACTTGTTGAAGGGCACGCAAAGCGTGCCCGAAGACGGATCAGAAGCGGAAAGTTGCGGTCGCCGTAACCTGACGTTCCGCGCCCCAGAAGCAGCCGTAAGTCTGGAAGCAACTGGAAACATATTCACGATCAAGCAGGTTATTGACGTTTACCGCAACGCTTGAGCCCGGCAGGCCCAGTCGCGCCAGGTCATATTTGACCACAGCGTCCATCACCGCGGCACTACCAACTTTAAAGGTATTCGCCGGATCGCCGTAGCTGGAGCCGATAAAGCGACCGCCGGTGCCGATGGTCAGACCGGAAAGCGGACCGTTGTTAAACGTGTAGTCGCCCCACAGCGAACCCATATTACGCGGCACCTGCTCAACGTGATTCCCCTTGAGGTTGGTGTCTTTGGTGTATTCCGCGTCAATGTAGGTGTAAGACGCCGTCACGTTGATATTCGCGTTAAGCGCAGCTTTCGCTTCCAGCTCCACACCGCGCGAGCGCACTTCACCTGACGGAACCTGCTGGGTCGCATCATTCGGATCGGTGGTCAGGGTGTTGGTTTTGGTCAGCTGATACACCGCGCCGGTAATGACAATCGGCATATCTTTCGGCACATATTTCACGCCTGCTTCATACTGCTCGCCTTTGGACGGCGCAAAGGCCATACGCGGGGTGCTGTAGAGGTCGAATGCGTTCGGCTCGAAAGACTGGCTGTAGCTGACGTACGGGGAAATACCGTTGTCGAACAGATAGTTCACGCCACCGCGCCAGGTAAACTGATGGTCGTTGCGCTCAATCGATCCTGCGACCGGCGTAGTGGAATTCGCACGCACGGTTGTTGCTTGTTGAGACCAGTCGTAGCGACCGCCCAGCGTGAACACCCATTTGTCCCATTCAGCCTGATCCTGAATGTAAATCCCGGTCTGTTTGGTCTCATTAAGCTGATACGGCTCGGCATCCTCGAAATCGAAATCTGCCGGCGTGTAGCCGCCGTTGAGATCGATAGCTGGCGCCGTGCCAAACTTCGCGTTGATATCGTTACGCATACGCATGAAATCGACGCCGGTCAGCAGGGTGTGATCCAGTTCACCGGTCGCGAATGCGCTTTGCAACTGGGTATCGACGCTGAAGTTTTGCAGGCGCTCGTTATCCACGACGGTACCGCGACCTAAATAGTGATCGCGCTCGCTGGCCGAAATTGCCTGGCAAGGGGCGTTAAACGTGTTGGTGGTGCAAATGCCGGTGCCGTAGACGCTCTGCTGAGAGGTTTTCATCTCAGAGAAACGCAGATTCTGGCGCACGGTGAAGGTGTCATCGAAAGCATGTTCGAAGCTATATCCCACCATTTTCTGGTTGCGGGAATAAGTGTTGTTCGACGCGCCTTCGTTAAAATCGCTGCCGATACGCTTGCCGTTTGGCAGCGGCTCGACGGTTCCTTCCTTCGGCAACCAACCGTAGTAGCCGGTTTGCGGCTCGTTCTGGAAGTAAGAAAGGAAAGTGAAAGTGGTTTTGTCATCCGGACGCCAGGTGAACGACGGCGCGATGGCATAGCGTTTCTGTTTGGCGTTGACCTGCTGCTGGTCGTTGGAGCGCGCCACGCCGGTCAGGCGATAAGAGAACTCGCCGTTATCGTCGATAGCGTCGCTGAAGTCGAAACCGGTCTGATACAGGTTATCGGTGCCCATTTTAAACTGGACTTCACGCAACGGTTCGGTAGTCGGGCGCTTGCTCACCATCGCAATAATGCCGCCCGGATTGCTCTTGCCGTACAGCACAGATGTCGGGCCGCGCATCAGTTCAACGCGCTCCAGCATGTAAGGATCGATAACGGCATCGTTGTAGAAGTTGCCCTGCAACTTCATACCGTCCAGATAGTTGTTCTGGCTTAAGCCCACGGACGTAAATCCGCGAATGCTGACAAAGTCATAAGTGGTCGATGCGCCGCGGTTGCTGACAACCACGCCTGGCGTATAGCCCAGCGCTTCTTTCACCGACTGCGCCTGGTGAATGTCCATCTCTTCCCGCGTCACAACCGAAACAGACTGCGGCGTTTTTTCAATGGGGGCATCGGTTTTGGTGGCGGTCGCGGAACGCTTCGCCGCAATGGTCGGGGCCGGGCCCCAGGCGCTTTCCTGCGCGGCTGCGGAAGCGGAAACGGTGATCGTTTCCTCTTTCTGGCCGTTGTCGGCAGCAATGGCGGACGCAGCGAAACCGCTGCACGCCGTGGCGACTAAAACAGCCAGTCTGCAAATCCTGGTATTGATCTGAGTGTGAGTGGAACGCGCCATGCTAATTTCTCTGAGTGATAGTGACAAATGATAACGTAAACGAGAATTATTATTATGCGCCCGAGATAATATGCGAAAGGCTGTTTATATAGCAAGCGCCTGGCGCGGCGCGGGGGGCCGACGGGGCAATTAATCACCAGAGGAAATTATCTGGTTAATCGGGAGATGCCGGAACGTTACCGGCACATTAAACAACGGTGACAATAAAAAAGGGTTTAGCCCTCTTCCCGCCGAAGCCGGAGAGGCGCTAAACCCTGTGTTCCCGGAAGGGACGTTAATTGCTGCCGAACATATCTTTAATCCAGCCCGCGACGCCGTCGCTCTTCTCTTCCTGCTGCGGCGCCTGTTGAGGCTGCTGTTGCGGCTGCTGCGGCGTGGACTGATCGAACGGATTGCCCGACGGCGCGACCGGCTGGCTCTGCTGGCAGAGCGTGTTCGGATCGCTGGTCCAGACCGGCAGCGTACGCATTCCGCCACCGCACAGGAAATTGCCCATCTCATCGACGCCCATGTCGACAATATCTTCCGGCGGCGTCAGATCCAGCGGGATCGGCGACTGGTTACTCAGATAGCGCTGGTAAATCGCCATCGCGCCGCTCGCCCCGTAGAGTTTGGTCGGCTGGTTATTGTCGCGGCCTACCCAGGTGATCACCACTTCGCGCCCGTCAATACCGGCAAACCAGGTGTCGACGTTATTGTTGGTGGTGCCGGTTTTCCCTGCCAGGTGCAGTTTCGGGAATTTTACCGCCAGCGCATGACCGGTCCCGCGCTGCACGACCTGCTGCATCGTCCAGAGCGTCAGGTAGGCGGCCTGCGCCGGTACCGCGCGCTCGGATTGCGGGAAGCTCTGATACAGCACGCTGCCATCTTCAGCGATAACCGAGCGCAGCACGGAAAGCTGGGCGCGGTTGCCGCCGCTTGCGATGGTCTGGAACGCCTGCGCCACTTCAATCGGCGTCAGGTTCAGCGCGCCCAGCAACATCGACGGCACGGCGTGCAGCTGATTTTCCGGCGCGCCCAGTTTTTTCCAGGTGTCAGTCACGGCCTGTAACCCGAGCGCCATACCGAGGTTCACCGTCGGCACGTTCATGGAGCGCGTCAGCGCGTCCACCAGCATCACCTGCCCGCTGTAGCGGTGATCGTCGTTCTGCGGCGACCATACCTGACCATTCGGCTGGCGCAGGGAGATCGGCGCATCGGCAATCCAGGTGTTCAGGCGATACGTGTTCGGCTGGCTTAACGCGGTCAGATAGGTCGCCGGTTTCGCCAGCGAGCCAATTGAGCGACGCGCCTGCATTGCGCGGTTATAGCCCGCGAACTGCGGGTTCGCGCCGCCTACCATCGCGCGGACTTCGCCGGTAAAGCGGTCCACCACGACCATCGCCGTTTCCAGATCCTTCAGCTTGCGCTGTTTGATGAGCGCCGGAATGCCCTCCACCGCCGCTTTCTCTGCCGCATCCTGCGCGACCGAGTCAAAGGTGGTGAAAATCTTCACGCCGGAGAGATCTTTCACTTTGTCGCCAAGCTTCGCCTGCAGCTCCTGGCGCACCATCTGCATAAACGCCGGCTGCGGGGAGATCACGCCGCCGCGCGGCTGCACGCCGAGCGGACGGGCGCTCAGCATGTCGTAGAGCTCCTGGTCAATGACCTTTTGCTCCTGCAACAGCCGCAACACCAGGTTACGACGCTCCAGCGCCAGTTTCGGGTTGCGCCACGGGTTATAGAGCGACGCGCCCTTCACCATGCCCACCAGCAGCGCCTGCTGATCGAGGCTCAGCTCGTCGACCGGACGGCCAAAGTAGTAGAGGCTCGCCAGCGGGAAGCCGCGGATCTGATCGTCGCCGCTCTGACCGAGATAGACCTCATTGAGATAGAGCTCAAGGATGCGGTCTTTGCCGTAGCGCGCGTCCATGATAAGCGCCATATACGCTTCGTTGGCTTTACGCCACAGCGTGCGCTTGTTGGTCAGGAACAGGTTTTTCACCAGCTGCTGGGTCAGCGTACTGCCGCCCTGCACTGCGCGGCCCGCCGTCAGGTTCGCCAGCACGGCGCGCCCGATGGAGTACACGCTGATGCCGTCATGCTCGTAGAAATGCCGGTCTTCGGTGGCGATAAGCGTATCCACCAGCAGATCCGGGAAGCCGGAGCGCGGCACAAACAGGCGCTGTTCGCCATTCGGCGACGAAAGCATGGTAATCAGGCGCGGATCGAGGCGGAAGAAACCGAAGTTACGGTTGCTGTCCATATTCTCGATAGTGGCCAGGTGATCGCCGTCAAACTCCAGCCGCGCGCGGATCTGCCCTTCTTTACTGTCCGGGAAATCGAACGGACGGCGGATCATCTCGATGCTGTTGGCCTGAACGGTAAACTCGCCAGGGCGCGTCATTTTCGTCACCTGACGATACTGCGTCGCCTCCAGCAGCTTCACCATCTCCTGCTTGCTGATGGTCATATCCGGCTCAAGGTTGACCATACGGCCATAGACCGCCGCCGGCAGTTGCCAGACTTTGCCATCAATACGGCTGCGGATTTTTTGATCCAGATAGACGCCGTAGATAACAAACAGCACCACAAAAACCACAAACAGCTTTAACAGAAGCCACAGCCAGCGGCGTTTGCCGCGCGGTTTTCCGCCTTTGCCTTTTTTGCCTTTTACCTTACGCGGCATTGGCTCCTCATCGTCTTCGTCTTCATACTCATCGTCATAATCCTCTTCCCTGAGACGACGACGGCTTACCTTCTGTTTTGCCGGACGCGTCGGTCGTCCTTTGCGTCCGATAGGTTCGCGGTCATT is a window of Cronobacter muytjensii ATCC 51329 DNA encoding:
- the fhuB gene encoding Fe(3+)-hydroxamate ABC transporter permease FhuB; translation: MRSRHLLFPALLLGLLFALALGLSWGNLNAFLPRAQWREALWRPDIDAIDQMLFHYSLLPRFAVSLLVGAGLGLVGVLFQQVLRNPLAEPTTLGVATGAQLGVTVATLWALPGGVLTAQFAALAGACVVGLLVFGVAWGKRLSPVTLILAGLVVSLYCGAVNQLLVLFHHDQLQSMFLWSTGALNQNDWSVAVRLWPQLLAGLLLTLLLLRPLTLMGLDDGVARNLGLALSLARLATLTLAIVISALLVNAVGIIGFIGLFAPLLAKMLGARRLLARLLLASLIGALLLWLSDQFILWLSRVWLEVSTGMATALFGAPLLLWLLPRLRAMSAPEMNAGDRIPAERGHLARWTLAGLLLLLGVAALALCFGRDADGWVWAQGDVLRELLGWRWPRVLAALCAGTMLAAAGCIIQRLTGNPMASPEVLGISSGAAFGVVMMLLFVPGDAFGWLLPAGSVGAAATLMIILIAAGRGGFSPHRMLLAGMALSTAFTMLLVMLQASGDPRMAQVITWISGSTYSVTPQQAWNSLWVMLALLAVTPLCRRWLTVLPLGGDTARAVGMALTPTRIVLLLLASALTAAATLTIGPLSFIGLMAPHITRMLGFRRALPQLVIASLLGGMLMMLADWAGRMAMFPYQIPAGLLATFIGAPYFVYLLRKQSR
- the fhuD gene encoding Fe(3+)-hydroxamate ABC transporter substrate-binding protein FhuD, translating into MRNVLSTPLSRRRLMTAMALSPLMWQMAKARAATVDLKRIVALEWLPVEQLLALGVTPYAVADVPNYRLWVNDPPLPDSVIDVGLRTEPNLELLTQLEPSLMIWSSGYGPAEAQLKRIAPGMGVTFTDGKAPLAMARQSLLALAERLGLQAGAKAHLDAFDQFLTRMKPRFAARGKRPLLMMSLLDARHALTIGTNSLFQPVLDAVNVPNAWQDDTNFWGSAIVGVERLAQFKDADVICFEHGDDQAMQQLAATPLWQAMPFVRAGRFQRVPAVWFYGATLSAMRFGRVLDNALGGRV
- the fhuC gene encoding Fe3+-hydroxamate ABC transporter ATP-binding protein FhuC gives rise to the protein MQDKTSPPDAGFSLRDLAFRVPGRTLLHPLSLTFPAGKVTGLIGHNGSGKSTLLKMLGRHQPPSEGDILLNGEPLARWNSKAFAREVAYLPQQLPAAEGMTVRELVAIGRYPWHGALGRFGTEDRERVEEAISLVGLKPLAHRLVDSLSGGERQRAWIAMLVAQNSRCLLLDEPTSALDIAHQVDVLALIHRLSQQRGLTVIAVLHDINMAARYCDHLVALRGGEMIAQGSPLELMNGETLQQIYGIPMGILPHPAGLAPVSFVC
- the fhuA gene encoding ferrichrome porin FhuA, which translates into the protein MARSTHTQINTRICRLAVLVATACSGFAASAIAADNGQKEETITVSASAAAQESAWGPAPTIAAKRSATATKTDAPIEKTPQSVSVVTREEMDIHQAQSVKEALGYTPGVVVSNRGASTTYDFVSIRGFTSVGLSQNNYLDGMKLQGNFYNDAVIDPYMLERVELMRGPTSVLYGKSNPGGIIAMVSKRPTTEPLREVQFKMGTDNLYQTGFDFSDAIDDNGEFSYRLTGVARSNDQQQVNAKQKRYAIAPSFTWRPDDKTTFTFLSYFQNEPQTGYYGWLPKEGTVEPLPNGKRIGSDFNEGASNNTYSRNQKMVGYSFEHAFDDTFTVRQNLRFSEMKTSQQSVYGTGICTTNTFNAPCQAISASERDHYLGRGTVVDNERLQNFSVDTQLQSAFATGELDHTLLTGVDFMRMRNDINAKFGTAPAIDLNGGYTPADFDFEDAEPYQLNETKQTGIYIQDQAEWDKWVFTLGGRYDWSQQATTVRANSTTPVAGSIERNDHQFTWRGGVNYLFDNGISPYVSYSQSFEPNAFDLYSTPRMAFAPSKGEQYEAGVKYVPKDMPIVITGAVYQLTKTNTLTTDPNDATQQVPSGEVRSRGVELEAKAALNANINVTASYTYIDAEYTKDTNLKGNHVEQVPRNMGSLWGDYTFNNGPLSGLTIGTGGRFIGSSYGDPANTFKVGSAAVMDAVVKYDLARLGLPGSSVAVNVNNLLDREYVSSCFQTYGCFWGAERQVTATATFRF
- the mrcB gene encoding bifunctional glycosyl transferase/transpeptidase, coding for MAGNDREPIGRKGRPTRPAKQKVSRRRLREEDYDDEYEDEDDEEPMPRKVKGKKGKGGKPRGKRRWLWLLLKLFVVFVVLFVIYGVYLDQKIRSRIDGKVWQLPAAVYGRMVNLEPDMTISKQEMVKLLEATQYRQVTKMTRPGEFTVQANSIEMIRRPFDFPDSKEGQIRARLEFDGDHLATIENMDSNRNFGFFRLDPRLITMLSSPNGEQRLFVPRSGFPDLLVDTLIATEDRHFYEHDGISVYSIGRAVLANLTAGRAVQGGSTLTQQLVKNLFLTNKRTLWRKANEAYMALIMDARYGKDRILELYLNEVYLGQSGDDQIRGFPLASLYYFGRPVDELSLDQQALLVGMVKGASLYNPWRNPKLALERRNLVLRLLQEQKVIDQELYDMLSARPLGVQPRGGVISPQPAFMQMVRQELQAKLGDKVKDLSGVKIFTTFDSVAQDAAEKAAVEGIPALIKQRKLKDLETAMVVVDRFTGEVRAMVGGANPQFAGYNRAMQARRSIGSLAKPATYLTALSQPNTYRLNTWIADAPISLRQPNGQVWSPQNDDHRYSGQVMLVDALTRSMNVPTVNLGMALGLQAVTDTWKKLGAPENQLHAVPSMLLGALNLTPIEVAQAFQTIASGGNRAQLSVLRSVIAEDGSVLYQSFPQSERAVPAQAAYLTLWTMQQVVQRGTGHALAVKFPKLHLAGKTGTTNNNVDTWFAGIDGREVVITWVGRDNNQPTKLYGASGAMAIYQRYLSNQSPIPLDLTPPEDIVDMGVDEMGNFLCGGGMRTLPVWTSDPNTLCQQSQPVAPSGNPFDQSTPQQPQQQPQQAPQQEEKSDGVAGWIKDMFGSN